One genomic window of Abditibacteriota bacterium includes the following:
- a CDS encoding replication protein yields the protein MTGYTQVNNTLLRTLCILKPNEAKVMLFLVRYTAGFHKTKCKASYGVIARWCSIDKSCAVKAVRALQEKGLLSVSEERPRLILQLDMKKVCLALLNLRAEHFIAGLEGVPEEPECPPDTVIIPC from the coding sequence ATGACCGGATATACTCAGGTAAACAATACGCTTTTGAGGACCCTTTGCATACTCAAGCCCAACGAGGCAAAGGTGATGCTGTTTCTGGTTCGCTACACAGCAGGGTTTCATAAAACCAAGTGCAAAGCCAGTTATGGTGTGATCGCCCGGTGGTGCTCGATTGACAAATCATGCGCCGTAAAGGCTGTCAGGGCATTGCAGGAGAAGGGGCTTCTTTCCGTCTCGGAGGAGCGGCCCAGGCTTATCCTTCAGCTGGATATGAAAAAAGTATGCCTTGCGCTTCTGAACCTCAGAGCAGAGCATTTCATAGCCGGACTTGAAGGTGTGCCTGAGGAGCCGGAATGTCCGCCGGACACAGTGATCATCCCATGCTGA